The Hymenobacter sp. GOD-10R genome includes a window with the following:
- a CDS encoding rhodanese-like domain-containing protein yields the protein MKLLHLLSSTAIALSLAGCAQSQTTPVAAPATTAQLMQQPNVVVLDVRTPDEYASGHLQNARNLDFKAADFSTQIAHLDTAKTYVLYCASGNRSGKAGVLMQQQGFRKVLNAGGFKTLKESGLKTE from the coding sequence ATGAAACTTCTGCACCTTCTCTCCTCAACGGCTATTGCACTTTCCCTTGCTGGTTGTGCACAATCCCAAACTACCCCCGTTGCTGCTCCAGCAACCACGGCTCAGCTCATGCAGCAGCCCAACGTGGTAGTGCTCGATGTACGTACCCCAGACGAGTACGCCAGCGGCCACTTACAGAATGCTCGTAATCTTGACTTCAAGGCGGCCGATTTTTCCACTCAGATTGCTCACCTAGACACGGCCAAAACTTATGTACTCTACTGTGCTTCCGGCAACCGGAGCGGCAAAGCTGGAGTGCTTATGCAGCAGCAAGGATTCCGTAAGGTCTTAAATGCGGGCGGGTTTAAGACGCTAAAAGAGAGCGGCTTGAAGACCGAATAA
- a CDS encoding polysaccharide deacetylase family protein, translated as MYLFRTASLTVATSLVAALSLSSCETKSAAATEVVDKGTLASPEATNTEAAAKPLDPSSIPANKIAPPATIYAREQVPILCYHQIRDWRPRDSRRAKDYIVPVETFRQQIKMLADSGYHSVLPDQLYAYLATGAPLPSKPVMLTFDDTDLDQFTVAKPELDKYGFKAVYFVMTVSLGRPHYMSRAQVKELADAGNVIGSHTWDHHNVKKYKGEDWATQIDKPTKQLEEITGKPIKYFAYPFGLWNPEAIPELKKRGFVSAFVLSEKRDQQDPLYTVRRLIASGYWSPRTLHNSMVNSF; from the coding sequence ATGTATTTGTTCCGTACTGCTTCGCTTACAGTCGCCACCTCCCTGGTAGCTGCCCTCTCGCTCTCCTCGTGCGAAACCAAGTCTGCCGCAGCAACTGAGGTTGTTGACAAAGGCACCCTAGCTAGCCCTGAGGCTACTAATACTGAGGCTGCGGCGAAACCGCTTGATCCATCGAGCATTCCGGCCAATAAAATTGCTCCGCCTGCTACTATTTACGCTCGCGAGCAAGTGCCCATCTTGTGCTACCATCAGATTCGTGACTGGCGGCCGCGTGATTCACGCCGGGCTAAGGATTACATTGTGCCGGTTGAGACCTTTCGTCAGCAAATTAAAATGCTGGCAGATAGTGGATATCACAGCGTTTTGCCTGATCAGCTATACGCTTACCTCGCTACCGGGGCGCCACTCCCGAGCAAGCCCGTCATGTTGACCTTTGACGACACAGACCTCGATCAGTTTACCGTTGCCAAGCCTGAGCTAGATAAGTATGGCTTCAAGGCCGTCTACTTTGTGATGACTGTGTCACTCGGACGGCCGCATTACATGAGCCGGGCGCAAGTAAAAGAACTCGCCGATGCGGGCAACGTGATTGGCTCACACACGTGGGACCACCACAATGTGAAAAAGTACAAGGGCGAAGATTGGGCAACGCAAATTGATAAGCCCACAAAGCAACTCGAAGAAATTACCGGCAAACCCATAAAATACTTCGCCTATCCTTTCGGCCTCTGGAACCCCGAAGCCATTCCCGAGCTGAAGAAACGCGGCTTTGTGTCGGCCTTTGTGTTGTCGGAGAAGCGTGACCAACAGGATCCGCTGTATACCGTGCGCCGCCTTATTGCGAGTGGGTACTGGTCGCCCAGAACATTGCACAACAGCATGGTGAACAGCTTTTAG